Proteins encoded together in one Gemmatimonadota bacterium DH-78 window:
- a CDS encoding pyridoxal-dependent decarboxylase encodes MHPPLHPPALKTRSPLDPDDWEGFREQLRAAADRLVDHVRDQRHWPVWQEMPDAVADRLLDPVTEAGAGAGRAWELLEDTILPYGVGNLHPRFMGWVHGAGTPGGLMAALAEAAINANLGGRNTGAARVERAVIDWTRRLFDFPERSSGILTSGTSMATVIALASARQAQADWDVEAEGLGAEGARFRLYTSEAAHSCVETAMRLLGFGKRAVRRVPTDDRGRMLTDGLHAAIRADRDAGLRPFAVVGTAGTVDIGAVDDLQAIADIADAENLWFHVDGAFGALLRLSPRLRERVDGIERADSIAFDFHKWLHVTYDCGCALIREESAHRAAFHGRPRYLEGQAEGLAAGDPWFCDYGPELSRGFRALRVWFLLVEHGTDALAEAIEGSVERAAHLAERVDAEPLLERVAPAALNIVCFRVLPLEGEDADALNVKVVAELQRRGIAAPSTTRIAGRVVIRCCLMNHRATRADMDVTVDGVLRIVEELRR; translated from the coding sequence GTGCATCCGCCCCTTCATCCGCCCGCACTGAAGACCCGCTCCCCCCTCGACCCCGACGACTGGGAGGGCTTCCGCGAGCAGCTCCGCGCCGCGGCCGACCGCCTCGTCGACCATGTGCGCGACCAGCGCCACTGGCCGGTGTGGCAGGAGATGCCCGACGCGGTGGCCGATCGGCTGCTCGATCCGGTGACCGAGGCCGGCGCCGGCGCGGGCCGCGCCTGGGAGCTGCTCGAAGACACGATCCTGCCCTACGGCGTGGGCAACCTGCACCCGCGCTTCATGGGCTGGGTGCACGGAGCGGGCACGCCGGGCGGGCTCATGGCCGCCCTCGCCGAGGCCGCGATCAACGCCAACCTCGGCGGCCGCAACACCGGCGCCGCGCGCGTCGAGCGCGCGGTGATCGACTGGACCCGCCGGCTCTTCGACTTCCCCGAGCGCTCGAGTGGCATCCTGACGAGCGGCACCAGCATGGCCACGGTGATCGCCCTCGCCTCCGCCCGTCAGGCGCAGGCCGACTGGGACGTCGAGGCCGAGGGACTGGGTGCCGAGGGCGCCCGGTTCCGGCTCTACACCTCCGAAGCCGCGCACAGCTGCGTGGAGACGGCCATGCGCCTGCTGGGCTTCGGCAAGCGGGCCGTGCGGCGGGTGCCGACCGACGACCGGGGGCGCATGCTCACGGATGGACTCCACGCCGCGATCCGCGCCGACCGCGATGCCGGGCTGCGCCCCTTCGCCGTGGTGGGCACGGCCGGCACCGTCGACATCGGAGCCGTCGACGACCTGCAGGCCATCGCCGACATCGCCGACGCCGAGAACCTCTGGTTCCATGTCGACGGCGCCTTTGGCGCGCTGCTCCGGCTCAGCCCCCGACTGCGCGAGCGGGTGGACGGCATCGAGCGCGCCGACTCGATCGCCTTCGACTTCCACAAGTGGCTGCATGTCACCTACGACTGCGGCTGCGCCCTGATCCGCGAGGAGTCGGCGCACCGGGCGGCCTTTCACGGCCGGCCCCGCTACCTCGAAGGCCAGGCCGAGGGCCTCGCCGCCGGCGACCCCTGGTTCTGCGATTACGGGCCGGAGCTGTCGCGCGGCTTCCGCGCGCTGCGGGTCTGGTTCCTGCTGGTCGAGCACGGCACCGATGCGCTGGCCGAGGCGATCGAGGGATCGGTGGAGCGGGCCGCGCACCTGGCCGAACGGGTCGACGCCGAGCCGCTGCTCGAGCGGGTGGCCCCGGCCGCCCTCAACATCGTCTGCTTCCGGGTGCTGCCCCTGGAGGGCGAAGACGCCGACGCGCTGAACGTGAAGGTCGTGGCCGAACTGCAGCGCCGCGGCATCGCCGCCCCGTCGACCACCCGCATCGCCGGTCGGGTGGTGATCCGCTGCTGCCTGATGAACCACCGGGCCACCCGCGCCGACATGGACGTCACCGTCGACGGCGTGCTCCGGATCGTGGAGGAGTTGCGCCGCTGA
- a CDS encoding penicillin acylase family protein has protein sequence MLRATIDRVVMVACTGLSLLLAGCDRGGREEEADLGPPRAVIHRDAWGVPHVLADTDVDVMYGMAWALADDDWPLIEENYLSALGRSAELNGEAALPRDWMARALDIVRLSEAEYAAAPPRLRGMLDGFAEGMNGWLASRPDSTLRLLRRIEPWYPLALIRYKYYQNEFLGYAGLRGDDSDRLLAEGLGGEAAVTSIGAVRTALAPAPRWVGDQFGPLGFRPQGSNQWAVAPSRTADGHALLLINPHQRFVGVQRYAEIHLDSREGLRFSGLTVFGFLLPYMGHNDRLGWAYTDNYADHSDLWGLVLEGTEAPLEYRWDDQRRPLESRTDTILVRTPAGLQPHAARYWRSHHGPVVGLDAEGRPLAVRLARMEEGGWFEQWDAMIRARTLDEWRSAMAMLRVAYMNTMYADADGNIGYIYGSAVPRRLPEVTPAALLDGSDPDTEWLGFHPLDSLPQVWNPESGWLSNTNSTPFTATVGLDQGRLDFPHYMVGEEAHNPRSVSSHRILESLDSIGFDDFASVVWDSRLSAADDAIPAMAQAWDGGAARSSTNAALGPAVDRLERWDRRADTLSVETTWFVLAAELRAAVGAAPLDGAAAGASWLAALDRALTMLEHEWGTPEIAWGVINRHQRPLPGAAVALDPERESLAIGGAPGGLGSVFSYGAGPARQAAPRLGTGGNSFVKIVQFGPTPRAASVLNYGQSGDPASPHFFDQALLYAARSFKPAWWDRAEVEANSVERVEVR, from the coding sequence ATGCTGCGAGCGACGATCGATCGGGTGGTGATGGTGGCGTGCACGGGGCTGTCGCTCCTGCTCGCCGGATGCGACCGAGGTGGCCGTGAGGAAGAGGCCGACCTCGGGCCGCCGCGTGCCGTGATCCATCGCGACGCCTGGGGGGTGCCGCACGTGCTGGCCGACACCGACGTCGACGTGATGTACGGCATGGCGTGGGCCCTGGCCGACGACGACTGGCCGCTGATCGAGGAGAACTACCTGTCGGCGCTCGGGCGCTCGGCCGAGCTGAACGGCGAGGCGGCGCTGCCCCGCGACTGGATGGCGCGCGCGCTCGACATCGTGCGGCTGTCGGAGGCCGAGTACGCGGCCGCTCCGCCGCGGTTGCGCGGCATGCTCGACGGCTTCGCCGAGGGCATGAACGGCTGGCTCGCGAGCCGCCCCGACTCCACCCTGCGTCTGCTCCGGCGCATCGAGCCATGGTACCCGCTCGCTCTGATCCGATACAAGTACTATCAGAACGAGTTTCTGGGGTACGCGGGACTCCGGGGCGACGACTCCGACCGGCTGCTCGCCGAGGGCCTGGGAGGCGAGGCCGCCGTCACCTCGATCGGCGCGGTGCGCACCGCACTCGCGCCCGCACCGCGCTGGGTGGGCGACCAGTTCGGGCCGCTCGGGTTCCGGCCGCAGGGGTCGAACCAGTGGGCGGTGGCCCCGTCGCGCACCGCCGACGGCCACGCCCTGCTGCTCATCAACCCCCACCAGCGCTTCGTGGGGGTGCAGCGCTACGCCGAGATCCATCTCGACAGTCGAGAGGGACTCCGGTTCAGCGGCCTCACCGTGTTCGGGTTCCTCCTGCCCTACATGGGGCACAACGACCGACTCGGCTGGGCGTACACCGACAACTACGCCGATCACAGCGACCTCTGGGGACTCGTGCTCGAGGGCACGGAGGCGCCGCTCGAATACCGCTGGGACGACCAACGCCGCCCGCTCGAGAGTCGCACCGACACGATCCTGGTGCGCACGCCCGCGGGGCTGCAGCCGCACGCCGCGCGGTACTGGCGCTCGCACCACGGGCCGGTGGTCGGTCTCGACGCCGAGGGGCGCCCGCTGGCGGTGCGCCTCGCCCGCATGGAGGAGGGCGGCTGGTTCGAGCAGTGGGACGCCATGATCCGCGCCCGCACGCTCGACGAGTGGCGCAGCGCCATGGCGATGCTGCGGGTGGCCTACATGAACACGATGTACGCCGACGCCGATGGGAACATCGGCTACATCTACGGCTCGGCGGTGCCGCGCCGGCTGCCGGAGGTGACCCCGGCCGCGCTTCTCGACGGCTCCGACCCCGACACCGAGTGGCTGGGCTTCCATCCCCTCGACTCGCTGCCGCAGGTGTGGAACCCCGAGTCGGGGTGGCTCAGCAACACCAACTCCACCCCCTTCACCGCCACCGTCGGTCTCGACCAGGGGCGGCTCGACTTCCCGCACTACATGGTGGGCGAGGAGGCGCACAACCCGCGATCGGTGAGTTCGCACCGCATTCTGGAATCGCTCGACTCGATCGGATTCGACGACTTCGCATCGGTGGTGTGGGACTCCCGGCTGAGCGCGGCCGACGACGCGATTCCGGCGATGGCCCAGGCGTGGGACGGAGGCGCGGCCCGCAGCTCGACGAATGCGGCGCTGGGTCCGGCGGTGGATCGCCTCGAGCGCTGGGATCGGCGGGCCGACACCCTCTCGGTCGAGACCACCTGGTTCGTGCTCGCCGCCGAGCTGCGCGCGGCGGTGGGGGCGGCCCCGCTGGACGGTGCGGCCGCCGGCGCCTCGTGGTTGGCCGCCCTCGACCGCGCCCTCACCATGCTCGAGCACGAGTGGGGCACGCCCGAGATCGCCTGGGGCGTGATCAACCGGCACCAGCGCCCCCTGCCCGGGGCGGCGGTCGCCCTCGATCCGGAGCGCGAGAGCCTGGCGATCGGCGGCGCGCCGGGGGGCCTCGGCTCGGTGTTCTCGTACGGGGCCGGCCCGGCGCGGCAGGCCGCGCCGCGGCTGGGTACCGGGGGCAACTCGTTCGTGAAGATCGTGCAGTTCGGCCCCACCCCGCGCGCCGCGTCGGTGCTGAACTACGGACAGAGCGGCGACCCCGCGTCGCCGCACTTCTTCGACCAGGCGCTGCTCTACGCCGCCCGGTCGTTCAAGCCTGCCTGGTGGGACCGGGCCGAAGTGGAGGCCAACTCGGTGGAGCGGGTCGAGGTGCGGTAG
- a CDS encoding SET domain-containing protein yields MFRVPTYVAPSPIAGVGVYTSLPIAAGTVIWDFTEGVDLRLDPAVVAAIPEPLGSKIRSYCYEEPDGHLVLCGDNARFMNHSFEPNCDDRGHVTRALRDIAEGEELTCDYRNFDAESERSGLMEWRTAV; encoded by the coding sequence ATGTTTCGCGTGCCCACCTACGTCGCCCCCAGCCCCATCGCCGGGGTCGGAGTCTACACCTCCCTGCCGATCGCGGCGGGGACGGTGATCTGGGACTTCACCGAGGGGGTCGACCTGCGTCTGGATCCGGCCGTGGTGGCGGCCATCCCCGAGCCTCTCGGCTCGAAGATCCGGAGCTACTGCTACGAGGAGCCGGACGGTCACCTCGTGCTCTGCGGCGACAACGCTCGCTTCATGAACCACTCCTTCGAGCCGAACTGCGACGACCGGGGGCACGTCACCCGCGCGCTCCGCGACATCGCCGAGGGAGAGGAGCTCACCTGCGACTACCGCAACTTCGACGCGGAGTCGGAGCGGTCGGGGCTCATGGAGTGGCGCACCGCGGTGTGA